ATCCGGGGTGACCACACTGGTCTGCGCCGATATCCACCCGCAACTGGCAGCACTGTTCGTCGCAGCCGGGTACCCGCCCTTCGACGAACTGCTTATCGATGCAATGCCCCACGCCGGATACGACCCGCGCCAATACCGTTTGCGCGGCGCAGAACCGACTCATCTGGTCAGGGACAAAGACATCATTGATCTGGGCGACCGGCGTTTCGAGATCATCCAGCTACCCGGCCACTCCCCCGGCAGCATCTGCGTCTGGGAAGCCGCGACAGCCACACTCTACTCCGGCGACCTCATCTACGACGGCCCCCTGGTGTACGAAGGCCCAGGCATGGATCTGGATATCTACGCGCAGTCTCTACGCCGGCTAAAGGCCATGCCGATCCAGACCGTCCACGCCGGACACGACCCCAGCTTCGGGCGTGAAAGACTGGTCGAGATCATTGATACCTACCTGCGCCGATGGGGCATGAGCGACCAGGTTCAGCCTGCGTAGGCGGGGTGTCTGCCCAGGGTAAAGCGGGATACAGAGCAGATTTACCGACTGGGCCCCATACAGAATGGCAAACAGCA
This is a stretch of genomic DNA from Silvimonas iriomotensis. It encodes these proteins:
- a CDS encoding MBL fold metallo-hydrolase, which produces MNVPTETAAKPQPWGSGRPYPIAARWYERLTLENGVTRFWEPHVHPLEQANFWHICGRDRDLLIDSGMGIVPLRPSFPDLFGSKEVIALATHTHIDHIGAVHEFEQRWVHEAEARQMAHPSGVTTLVCADIHPQLAALFVAAGYPPFDELLIDAMPHAGYDPRQYRLRGAEPTHLVRDKDIIDLGDRRFEIIQLPGHSPGSICVWEAATATLYSGDLIYDGPLVYEGPGMDLDIYAQSLRRLKAMPIQTVHAGHDPSFGRERLVEIIDTYLRRWGMSDQVQPA